The proteins below are encoded in one region of Pseudonocardia sp. DSM 110487:
- a CDS encoding CoA ester lyase — MPAPEPRTYLFVPGNRPDRFGKALASGADAVVLDLEDAVAADAKDAARESVGTWAAAAAVADRIRCVVRINGRASPHFADDVALVADAGLPTVMLPKAESAADAAAVRRLAPHAAVLALVESARGVAQVDEVAQGPGVVRLVFGTLDYALDLDLDLDDGPDGLGYAADRLAVASRAADLAGPVAGVTPQLDDEARLIADLAWARRRGFGAKLCIHPSQVAPIHAALAPAPEAVAWAERVLAADAASPGAARLDGRMIDLPVVRQAQRTLRRAGR, encoded by the coding sequence ATGCCCGCCCCGGAGCCGCGCACCTACCTGTTCGTCCCGGGGAACCGTCCCGACCGCTTCGGCAAGGCCCTGGCGAGCGGCGCTGACGCCGTCGTGCTCGACCTGGAGGACGCGGTCGCCGCGGACGCCAAGGATGCCGCCCGCGAGTCCGTCGGGACGTGGGCGGCAGCCGCCGCTGTCGCCGACCGGATCCGCTGCGTCGTCCGGATCAACGGCCGCGCATCGCCGCATTTCGCCGACGACGTGGCGCTCGTCGCCGACGCCGGCCTGCCGACCGTGATGCTGCCCAAGGCCGAGTCGGCTGCGGACGCCGCCGCGGTCCGGAGGCTCGCGCCGCACGCGGCCGTGCTCGCCCTGGTCGAGAGCGCGCGCGGGGTCGCGCAGGTCGACGAGGTGGCGCAGGGTCCGGGCGTGGTGCGCCTCGTGTTCGGCACCCTCGACTACGCCCTGGACCTCGATCTCGACCTGGATGACGGCCCGGACGGGCTCGGCTACGCCGCTGACCGGCTGGCGGTCGCCTCCCGGGCTGCTGACCTGGCCGGACCGGTCGCCGGCGTGACGCCCCAGCTCGACGACGAGGCCCGGCTGATCGCTGACCTGGCCTGGGCCCGGCGCCGCGGGTTCGGCGCCAAGCTGTGCATCCACCCATCCCAGGTCGCGCCGATCCACGCCGCGCTGGCGCCGGCTCCGGAGGCGGTCGCGTGGGCTGAGCGGGTGCTCGCCGCCGACGCCGCGTCGCCGGGAGCCGCCCGGCTCGACGGCCGCATGATCGACCTCCCGGTGGTCCGGCAGGCGCAGCGGACGCTGCGGCGTGCCGGCCGCTGA